The following are encoded together in the Pseudomonas xantholysinigenes genome:
- a CDS encoding Na+/H+ antiporter subunit G, whose protein sequence is MSETVELPFWLELLVSALLLLGSLFALVGAIGLIRLKDFFQRMHPPALASTIGAWCVALASILYFSVLKQSPVLHAWLIPVLLSITVPVTTLLLARAALFRKRTSGEAVPEEISSGRDRGN, encoded by the coding sequence ATGAGTGAAACCGTCGAACTGCCGTTCTGGCTGGAACTGCTGGTGTCTGCCCTGTTGCTGCTGGGCAGTCTGTTCGCCCTGGTCGGCGCCATCGGGCTGATTCGCCTGAAGGACTTCTTCCAGCGCATGCATCCGCCGGCGCTGGCCTCGACCATCGGCGCCTGGTGCGTGGCGCTGGCCTCGATCCTGTACTTCTCGGTGCTCAAGCAGAGCCCGGTGCTGCATGCGTGGTTGATCCCGGTCCTGCTGTCGATTACCGTGCCGGTGACCACGCTGCTGCTGGCCAGGGCCGCGCTGTTTCGCAAGCGCACCTCGGGCGAAGCGGTGCCCGAGGAAATCAGCAGTGGCAGGGACCGCGGCAACTGA
- a CDS encoding Na+/H+ antiporter subunit E, which yields MNRLFPAPLLSVALFALWLLLNLSVSPGNLLLGGALGVLAPILMAPLRPQHAHVRRPLTIARLIGRVGTDVILSNLQVARGVLRAGSTPPRSAFVQIPLALRDAHGLAALSMITTVVPGTVWSELALDRSALLLHVFDLEDEAAFIAHFKHTYERPLMEIFE from the coding sequence ATGAATCGCCTGTTCCCCGCCCCATTGCTGTCAGTGGCATTGTTCGCCCTGTGGTTGCTGCTGAACCTATCGGTCAGCCCGGGCAACCTGCTGCTGGGTGGCGCGCTAGGTGTGCTGGCGCCAATCCTGATGGCCCCGCTGCGCCCACAGCACGCCCATGTGCGTCGCCCGCTGACAATCGCCCGGCTGATCGGCCGGGTAGGCACCGATGTGATCCTCTCCAACCTGCAGGTGGCCCGTGGCGTTCTGCGCGCGGGCAGCACGCCACCGCGTTCGGCGTTCGTGCAGATCCCGCTGGCGCTACGCGACGCCCACGGCCTGGCCGCCTTGTCGATGATCACCACGGTGGTGCCCGGCACGGTCTGGTCGGAACTGGCGCTGGACCGCAGCGCCTTGCTGCTGCACGTGTTCGACCTGGAGGACGAGGCGGCGTTTATCGCACACTTCAAGCACACCTATGAGCGCCCGTTGATGGAGATCTTCGAATGA
- a CDS encoding methyl-accepting chemotaxis protein, whose protein sequence is MANGVIVAFNGDTITTYGWTTKMMREGSLPAVDTVPVLPTRKVAGVALLQGVALCAVLAAMAYAGLALYLAVPLALLVLWLPHGRRPAPAPMSAPTEQEGELLQELARGTSHNALAAAAVAHSVQQLAARVQSQLGAAQDIVGSAEIMITTETATAQLSQQALDAARSAHGSSVAGSAVLAESIQRMRDLSERASASRALIEALHQRSEDIARVTLVIQAIASQTNLLALNAAIEAARAGEHGRGFAVVADEVRGLAGRTASATEEVGQMVADIQARTAQVVAQIRDLADDLGLGVEQVEQAGGQLAQIARLAASVEGQVGEIAEGTQTNQAQLDTLFQAVAQVRSDLEVSDQQTRRLTKAAVQMEGQVESLSERLAEVGLDAYHQRVFELAQAGARQIGERFAADVEQGRIGLDDLFDRQYRPIPGMQPPRFSTGFDHYTDTVLPQIQEPLLQHEGLVYAIACTQQGYVPTHNSTFNQPLTGDPQHDTAHNRSKRIFDDRTGIRCGNHQQRVLLQTYTRDTGELMHDLSVPIFVRGRHWGGLRLGYRPEPGLD, encoded by the coding sequence ATGGCTAATGGCGTTATAGTGGCGTTTAATGGCGACACAATAACGACATACGGATGGACCACGAAGATGATGCGAGAAGGATCTCTGCCGGCGGTTGACACTGTGCCCGTGCTGCCTACACGAAAGGTAGCCGGCGTCGCCCTGCTACAGGGTGTGGCGCTGTGCGCGGTGCTGGCGGCCATGGCCTATGCGGGGCTGGCCTTGTACCTGGCCGTGCCGCTGGCCTTGCTGGTGCTGTGGTTGCCCCACGGGCGACGCCCGGCGCCTGCGCCGATGAGCGCACCGACCGAACAGGAAGGCGAGCTGCTCCAGGAACTGGCGCGTGGTACCAGCCACAACGCGCTGGCGGCTGCCGCGGTGGCCCATTCGGTACAGCAACTGGCCGCCCGGGTACAGTCACAGCTGGGTGCCGCCCAGGATATCGTCGGCAGCGCCGAGATCATGATCACCACCGAAACGGCCACGGCCCAGCTCAGCCAGCAAGCCCTGGATGCCGCGCGCTCGGCCCATGGCAGCAGCGTGGCGGGCAGCGCGGTACTCGCCGAGTCGATCCAGCGCATGCGTGACCTGAGCGAGCGAGCCAGCGCCAGCCGCGCATTGATCGAAGCGCTGCACCAACGCAGCGAAGATATCGCCCGGGTTACCCTGGTGATCCAGGCCATCGCCAGCCAGACCAACCTGCTGGCGCTCAACGCGGCCATCGAGGCGGCGCGCGCCGGGGAGCATGGCCGTGGTTTCGCCGTGGTTGCCGACGAGGTGCGCGGCCTGGCAGGGCGCACCGCCAGCGCCACGGAGGAGGTGGGGCAGATGGTGGCCGACATCCAGGCGCGCACCGCCCAGGTGGTAGCGCAGATCCGCGACCTGGCCGACGACCTGGGGCTGGGTGTCGAGCAAGTCGAGCAGGCCGGTGGGCAACTGGCGCAGATCGCCCGCCTGGCCGCCAGTGTTGAAGGGCAGGTGGGCGAGATTGCCGAAGGCACGCAGACCAACCAGGCCCAGCTCGACACCTTGTTCCAGGCCGTGGCCCAGGTGCGTAGCGACCTGGAGGTCAGCGACCAGCAGACCCGGCGCCTGACCAAGGCCGCCGTGCAGATGGAGGGGCAGGTCGAAAGCCTGAGCGAGCGTCTGGCCGAAGTGGGGCTCGATGCCTATCACCAGCGGGTCTTCGAGTTGGCCCAGGCCGGTGCGCGGCAGATCGGCGAGCGTTTCGCAGCCGATGTCGAGCAGGGACGGATTGGCCTGGATGATCTGTTCGACCGCCAGTACCGGCCGATTCCCGGCATGCAACCGCCACGCTTCAGCACCGGTTTCGACCACTACACCGATACGGTGTTGCCGCAGATTCAGGAGCCGTTGCTGCAGCATGAAGGGCTGGTGTATGCCATCGCCTGTACCCAGCAAGGCTACGTGCCCACCCACAACAGCACCTTCAACCAGCCGCTGACCGGTGACCCGCAGCATGACACCGCGCACAACCGCAGCAAGCGCATCTTCGACGATCGCACCGGCATTCGTTGCGGCAATCACCAGCAGCGGGTATTGCTGCAGACCTACACGCGAGATACCGGCGAACTGATGCATGACCTGTCGGTGCCGATTTTCGTTCGAGGGCGCCACTGGGGTGGTCTGCGCCTGGGCTATCGTCCCGAACCCGGGCTGGACTGA
- a CDS encoding K+/H+ antiporter subunit F, producing the protein MSGLLANAVLASLFIFALAMGLALIRLFRGPSAQDRVLALDYLYILGMLMMLVLGIRYASDTYFEGALLIALFGFVGSFALAKFLLRGEVIE; encoded by the coding sequence ATGAGCGGCCTGCTTGCCAATGCCGTGCTTGCCAGCCTGTTCATCTTCGCCCTGGCCATGGGCCTGGCGCTGATCCGGCTGTTCCGCGGCCCGTCCGCCCAGGACCGCGTGCTGGCGCTGGACTACCTGTACATCCTGGGTATGTTGATGATGCTGGTACTGGGCATTCGCTATGCCAGCGACACCTATTTCGAGGGCGCATTGCTGATCGCCCTGTTCGGCTTTGTCGGCTCGTTCGCCCTGGCCAAGTTCCTCTTGCGTGGCGAGGTGATCGAATGA
- a CDS encoding monovalent cation/H+ antiporter subunit D, which translates to MSGMSQLMIAPILLPLLTAALMLLIGEKHRWLKARLNLLSTFTGLGIAITLLMWVRTQGQAESIGVYLPGNWPAPFGIVLVVDHLSALLLVLTGIVGSSALLFARARWDGAGASFHALFQIQLMGLYGAFLTADLFNLFVFFEVLLAASYGLLLHGSGRARVKAGLHYIAINLFASSLFLVGAAMLYGVTGTLNMADLALKVPLVPEADRGLLHAGAAILAIAFLAKAGIWPLNFWLVPAYSSASAPVAALFAIMTKVGLYAVLRLWSLLFSGQAGASAQFGGDWLVYGGLATLAVAAASILAAQRLERLAALSILVSAGTLMAAIGFGQSVLTGAALFYLASSTLALCALFLLAELVERSRSANEAPLDEEEDVMPSPLESLHPPKGINLDDEQKVVIGQIIPWTMAFLGLSFIACALLIIGMPPLSGFIGKLNLISALFNPQGLGVSPEQPLGAAGWTLVSLLILSGMASLIAFGRVGIQRFWKPEERPSPVLRRYECLPIVILLGLCIFLSLKAEPLLRYTQDTAANLQAPDRYIEAVMATRPLPGPTTVDTEVTP; encoded by the coding sequence ATGAGCGGGATGAGCCAACTGATGATTGCGCCGATCCTGCTGCCGTTGCTTACCGCGGCGCTGATGCTGCTGATCGGCGAAAAGCACCGCTGGCTCAAGGCACGGCTGAACCTGCTGTCGACCTTCACCGGCCTGGGCATCGCCATCACTCTGCTGATGTGGGTACGCACGCAAGGGCAGGCCGAGTCCATCGGCGTCTACCTGCCGGGTAACTGGCCGGCGCCGTTCGGTATCGTGCTGGTGGTCGACCATCTCTCGGCACTGTTGCTGGTGCTGACCGGTATCGTCGGCAGCAGCGCCCTGCTGTTCGCCCGCGCCCGCTGGGATGGTGCCGGGGCCAGCTTCCACGCGCTGTTCCAGATCCAGCTGATGGGCCTGTACGGCGCCTTCCTCACCGCCGACCTGTTCAACCTGTTCGTGTTCTTCGAAGTGCTGCTGGCGGCTTCCTACGGCCTGCTGCTGCATGGCTCGGGCCGCGCCCGGGTCAAGGCCGGCCTGCACTACATCGCCATCAACCTGTTCGCCTCGTCACTGTTCCTGGTCGGCGCGGCCATGCTCTATGGCGTGACCGGCACGCTGAACATGGCCGACCTGGCATTGAAGGTACCGCTGGTGCCGGAAGCCGATCGCGGCCTGCTGCACGCCGGCGCAGCCATCCTGGCCATCGCCTTCCTGGCCAAGGCTGGCATCTGGCCCCTGAATTTCTGGCTGGTGCCGGCCTATTCGTCGGCCAGCGCGCCGGTGGCCGCGCTGTTCGCGATCATGACCAAGGTCGGCCTGTACGCCGTGCTGCGCCTGTGGAGCCTGCTGTTCTCCGGCCAGGCCGGGGCCTCGGCGCAATTCGGCGGTGACTGGCTGGTGTACGGCGGCCTGGCGACACTGGCCGTGGCTGCGGCCTCGATCCTTGCCGCCCAGCGTCTGGAGCGCCTGGCGGCCCTGAGCATCCTGGTCTCGGCCGGCACCCTGATGGCCGCTATCGGTTTCGGCCAGTCGGTGCTCACCGGCGCCGCGCTGTTCTACCTGGCCAGTTCCACCCTGGCGTTGTGTGCCCTGTTCCTGCTGGCCGAGCTGGTCGAGCGCTCGCGCTCGGCCAACGAGGCGCCACTGGATGAGGAAGAGGATGTGATGCCCTCGCCGCTCGAGTCGCTACATCCGCCCAAGGGCATCAACCTCGACGACGAGCAAAAGGTGGTGATCGGCCAGATCATTCCCTGGACCATGGCCTTCCTCGGGCTGAGCTTCATCGCCTGCGCCCTGCTGATCATTGGCATGCCGCCGCTGTCGGGCTTCATCGGCAAGCTCAACCTGATCAGCGCGCTGTTCAATCCGCAGGGCCTGGGCGTCAGCCCCGAGCAACCGCTGGGCGCGGCGGGCTGGACCCTGGTCAGCCTGCTGATCCTCTCGGGCATGGCCTCGCTGATCGCCTTTGGCCGAGTCGGCATCCAGCGTTTCTGGAAGCCCGAGGAACGCCCATCGCCGGTACTGCGTCGCTACGAATGCCTGCCTATCGTCATCCTCCTCGGCCTGTGCATTTTCCTCAGCCTCAAGGCCGAGCCGCTGCTGCGCTATACCCAGGACACTGCGGCCAACCTGCAGGCGCCCGACCGCTACATCGAGGCGGTGATGGCGACCCGGCCGCTGCCAGGCCCAACCACCGTCGACACCGAGGTGACGCCATGA
- a CDS encoding TraR/DksA family transcriptional regulator gives MTKEQLLAMSADDYMNAEQLAFFTALLQAMKVETHERIELSRTSIESLDSPSDPADVASVEEERTWLVNAIDRDQRLLPQLEMALDRITDESFGWCDDSGEPIGLKRLLISPTTKYCIEAQERHEQLDRHQRQI, from the coding sequence ATGACCAAGGAACAGTTGCTGGCCATGTCGGCCGATGACTACATGAACGCCGAACAGCTCGCATTCTTCACCGCGCTGCTGCAAGCGATGAAAGTAGAAACCCACGAGCGCATCGAACTCAGCCGCACCTCCATCGAAAGCCTGGACAGCCCATCGGATCCGGCTGATGTAGCGTCGGTCGAGGAAGAGCGTACCTGGCTGGTCAATGCCATCGACCGCGACCAGCGCCTGCTGCCGCAGCTGGAGATGGCTCTAGACCGCATCACCGACGAAAGCTTCGGCTGGTGTGACGACAGTGGTGAGCCGATCGGCCTGAAGCGCTTGCTGATCAGCCCGACCACCAAGTACTGCATCGAAGCCCAGGAGCGCCACGAACAGCTCGACCGCCACCAGCGGCAGATCTGA